A window of Kyrpidia spormannii genomic DNA:
AATGCCCAGGCTCACGAGATGGCGCTGAATCACATGGAGCACGTGCTGAAGTGCGAGATCGTCTAGTTTCGGTTCGATGGTGGCGATCCGGGACAGGCGGCTAGAAAGGGAGAGCCGCGATGCCGAGGAGGCCGACGAAGGTGTGTCGCCAGACCCACAGGGTGACGAGGCCAGCGGCCGCCACCGAGAGGATTTCGCGCCGGGACCAGGGCTGGACGTACAGCGGGGTGGGGGCGGCACCCCGGCGGTAACCCCTGGCGGTCAGGGCCAGGGAGATGTCGTCGGCGCTCCGGAGGATCGCCACCAGCCAAGGGACGATCATCTCCGCGAGGTAGCGCCACCTGACCCGGGCTGGCCCGGTGTCCACCTCCAGGCCCCGGGCCAGAAAGGATGTGCGGACCTGGCGGAACGATTGGTGCACTTGTGGGATCAGGCGCAGGGCCAGCCCCGCGAAAAACACCACGTCCCGCAAGCTCGCTGCCGTCGCCCGGCCCGGGCGGCCCAATTGCTCCAGGGGGCGGACAGCGGATGCGAGTCCTTCGGCCAACGCCCCGGGGGAGGTGGTCCAGACCAGAAGTGAGGCCAGGAGAATCAAAGCCGGGATCCGGGTCAAGGTGTCCATGGCGAGAACCAGGCCCGTGCGGGTGAGAGTGACTGGGCCGACCTCGATCCAGCGGGTTCCCGGGGCGGTGAGATTCATGACCGCGCTGAAGGCGATCAGAAAAAGGATGGGGCGTAAAGTTTTGAGAGCGGCCCTCAGAGGCACCCGTGCGGCCCCCATGCCCAGAAGAGCCAATGCACCCAATCCCAACACTTCCCATGGCCATTGGGCCTTCATGAGATCGATGGTGAGGAGGAGAGCGATCAACAGTTTGCTGCGAGGGTCTAGCCGGTGGAGGAAAGTTTGCCTTGAAAGGTACTGTCCGAGTAACAGTTCGGTTTTCATGGATTTCTCCCTCCTCTCCCTCGCAGCCTTGGAGGCCATCTCAAACCCGGGAAGACCACCGGGCGGCGACGCGCAGCTTGGCCGCGGCGATGGGGTGGTCCCCTCCGGACGAGGCAGCCCGGGCAACGGCGGACAAGGAACCTGCGGCGGTCAGTCGCCCACCCTCCAACAGCCACCACCGGTCGGCCACATCCAGGAGCTCTTCGATGTGGTGGCTGGCCACCACGAGAGCCCCTCCGGTTCGTTTTGCCCAATTTTTAAGAAGCCCGGCCAGGGCCGTTCGGCCGGCAGAATCGATCCCGGCGAAGGGCTCGTCGAGCAGCAGGATGCGCGGGTTGAGGGCCAAGATGCCCCCCAGGGCCACCCTGCGCTGTTCGCCAAAGCTGAGGGTAAAAGGCGAGCGCTCCAGCAGGTGGGTAAGGCCGAGATCGGACGCCGTCGTCCGGACCCTTTTGTCGACTTCTTCGGCCCGAAGGCCCCGACGCCGCAGGGCGTAGGCCATGTCTTCGTACACCGTCGGCGCAAAAAGTTGTTGCTCGGGAAACTGCAAAGCCATGGCCGCGTTTTGCCTGAGCTGTGTCAGGGCCCGGCGGGCCCGGTAGGGGTCGCCTTCCCTCATGTGAAAATTGCCGGAGTTCGGCTGCAGGAGCCCCCCGAGGAGGGCGAGGAGCGTCGTTTTGCCTGCCCCGCTGGGTCCGAGGAGGGCGGTGATGCCCGGGTAGAGTTCACACCGTTCCAATTGCAGCCGGCCCTCCACGACCACATCGGTCAGGGTGGCTATGGGTTCAGCATCTTGTGGCCGCGGATCCGGCCCAGGTTTTCCGGAATTCACACCCTGCAGGACCCCGGCGAGAAAAATCCAGGACACCTGGCCGGCCGCCGCACCGGGGTGGACTCCCGGGTCTGGGCCCGCGGGTTTAGGTCGACGGGAGTCTTCTTCTGCCCGAGGGGGGACTGTCATGTTCTCCATAACTTTCCATTTCCACGGTTTTGGGAAACCCGCTTCGGCGATCCGCTCCCACGCCTCTCGGGCTTCTTCGGGCGTTCCCAGCGGAATCACCCGGCCTCCATCCACCAGCCACACCCGGTCCGCGCGCTCCATTTCTTCCAATGAATGGGTCGTGTGGACAATTCCGACCCCCCCGTCCCGAAGGGTGGCGAGGAGATCCAAGACTCGTTCCTGATGATCGGGATCCAGCATCGATGTGGGTTCATCGGCGAGAATCCATCCCGGTTTCATCGCCCATGCCCCCGCCAGGGCCACCCTTTGGAGTTGACCGCCGGAAAGAAGATGAATGGGCTGTTCGGCTATATCCACCAGATTGAATGCCTCCAGGGCCCCAGCAGTCCGGCGCCGGATCGCGTCCGGGGCGAGGCGTTGCAATTGCAGGCCCCAAGCGATATCCTCGGCGGGGGTGCTGCCCACGATCTGATGACTTCCCCGGCCCAACACCAAGCGGGCGGCGGAGTTGACTTGTTCCAACGGTTGTCCGTCCACCGTGAGGCCTCCTGGGGTCACGGGCAGAAGGCCGGCCAAGGCCAGAAGTAAGGTGGACTTGCCCGATCCATTCCGGCCGATCACGCAGGTCCATGTCCCCCGGGGCGCTTGAAAATCCACATTTTCTAGGACGGGGGCATGGTATCCCCCGTCGTCCCATCCTATGGTCGCGCAGTTCAGTGCCAGCATGGTGTCAAAATCCTCTCGTGAAAGTCCCCGGCGATGACCTGGAATCCCTTGTGGAATCCCGGGTCGACGAGCACTCGTGTCCACGAGCATTGTAGTGAATCGGCCGATCTTCGGCAACCCGTTTGTCCAGGGCGGTTTCCCATGGTAAAGTAGATCGGCGAAGGGGGGAGAGGAAAATGGAGATGCAGGTCCGGGGAATGGTGATGGCGGCGCTCATGGCCGCGGTCACCGGGGCGCTGGCCTATGTGGCGGTCCCGCTGCCTTTCACCCAGGTGCCCATCAGCGGGCAAAACCTCGGCGTCATGCTGTCGGGGCTGTTGCTCGGGCCCTGGTGGGGCGGTTTAAGTATGGTCTTATACGTTCTGTTGGTGGCGCTGGGCGTACCCATCGGCGCCCGGGGACATGCAGGCCTCGGGGTTCTGCTCGGGCCGACGGGCGGTTATCTGATCGGATTTATCCTCGGTGCCTTCGTCATCGGTTGGTTCGTGCGAGGGCGGTTGACGATTTTTCGGGCTCTTGTGGGGAGTGTGGTCGGGGGCGCCCTGGTGGCGTACATCCCCGGGGCGGCCTGGCTGGCCCACGTCGGGCATCTGACCGCGGGACAAGCCATCGCCCTGGGGGTGTTGCCCTTTATTCCGGGTGATCTCGTCAAAGCGGTGATTGCCGCGGCGGCGGCGGTGGGGGTGGATCGGGCGTACTCCCTGGCCGGCGTTCGGGGCCGGGCGCACCGGTAATGCCTTCGAATCTTTTTTGACAGCACCGCGCAGAATTTGTCGGAAAAGGGGAAAGCCCGGGACGGGAAGGTCAATTTCCCGTCTGCGGGCCTTTATTTTTGGCAAAAAGATGGCGTTTGTGTCTTTCGAGTGAAACCTTTGTGTCGGTTATGTGTCTATTTAACATTCCTGGTAGTTTTGTACTATCGGCAATGGTCCCTTTTTATCATGCGCTGGTTTGAGGGAAGAAGGAAACTGAGGATGGAATTAGCCGAGGCGGTTCATCTGTTCAGCGGCCATGGTCATGAAGGGAGGGGGCACAATGGCCCAGATGTCAGCTCCAAAAACCAGGGAGCGGGAGACGGAAGCAGAGGAGAACCTGAAAGGGACTCTGGCTTCGGTATTTATCGTGGGGGCGGTTCTCTTGGTGTCGTGGCTCGGGGTCTTCATTCTCTTTTTGGACAGGAATTGAGTCGGGAGTGAGCCTCGCAGCTAAGGACAATCAGTGAATCGCTTTCCGAAAGGTTAGAGTGGGGAGGAGGGTTCGGATATGCACCTGCATCGTTATGAAAAAATCTGGCTCACCGTGGGCGTGCTGACGTTGATTGCATTTATCATCACACTTGGGGTGAACGCATTCGCCATGGGGGCTCAACCACCGAGTAACACTCAGGTGATGGACCCGACCAAAGTGAGCCAGACGCCGCCTTTCGATCAGCCTGCCTTGAAACAAATCGGCCAGAACAATTATGTGGCCAACATGACGGCTTTTGTGTTTAGCTATGCACCGAACCGCATGGAGGTCCCGGTGGGATCCACGGTGACTTTCAACGTGACGAGTAAAGATGTGGTGCACGGGTTTGAAATACCGGGGACGAACGTGAACATGATGGTCATTCCGGGGTTGGTCAACTCCACGACCCATACCTTCACAAAGCCCGGGGATTACTTAATTCTTTGTAACGAGTACTGCGGAACCGGCCACCAATTGATGGCGGCTCACTTAATTGTAAAGTAGAGACGGGAAGGATGTGAATCAGGATGGCGGAAGCACAAGTGGCGGAAGCCCAGAACGTGCGGGTGGACCGAGCGGCAGCCCGGTTGAGCTTGGCTTACGTGTTGGTGGCGTTTTTGTCCTTCGGAGTGGCGGCCATCGCCGGCCTGCTCCAAGGTCTGGACCGGGGCGGCGTCATCACCCTGCCGAAATGGTTGAACTATTACCAGATTCTCACTGCGCACGGTGTGTACATGGGGCTTCTTTTCACCACCTACTTTATCATTGGCTTTTTCTTTTCCGGTGTCGCCCGAACCACTGGCGGTTCATTGCCCCCGGTGGCCCGCAGGTTAGGCTGGCTCGGCTGGTGGATGATGGTCATCGGGCAAGTGGCGGCGACCTTCGAAGTATTGGCGGGAAATGCGTCGGTCCTGTACACGTTTTACGCGCCGATGAAGGCGTCGCCGCTCTTCTATATCGGCACGGCCTTGGTGGTGGTGGGCAGCTGGTTCGGCGGGTACGGCGTCTTTGCGGCATACCGAATCTGGAAACGGAAAAATCCCGGTAAGCTCTCGCCCCTCTTTACCTTTATGGCCTTTGCCACCATGCTGCTCTGGCAGATCGCGACCATTGGCGTGGCCCTGGAGGTCGTCCTGCAACTGATTCCGTGGTCTTTTGGTTGGGTTTCGACCGTCAATGTGTTACTGAGCCGGATGTTGTTCTGGTATTTCGGCCATCCCCTGGTGTATTTCTGGCTGCTGCCAGCATACACTATGTGGTATGCGGTGATGCCGAAAATCGTCGGCGGCAAGGTGTTCAGCGACGCCTTGGCGCGAACCAGTTTCGTGATGTTTATCCTGCTCTCGACGCCCGTTGGCTTTCACCATCAATTGTTGGAGCCGGGTATTCCGCCCCTGTGGAAATTCTTGCACGTGATCTTGACCATGTTTGTCGTGATTCCTTCACTGATGACCGCTTTCAATATGTTTGCGGTGTTTGAATCGGCAGGCCGCGCCAAGGGGGCGACGGGGCTGTTCGGGTGGTTTAAAAAGCTCCCCTGGAACGATGTGCGGTTTATGGTCCCGATGATGGGCATGATCGCCTTCATTCCGGGCGGGGCCGGCGGGATTGTCAACGCCAGTAACCAGATGAACGAGGTCGTGCACAATACGATCTTTGTGACAGGTCACTTCCACCTGACCGTCGGCACGGCAGTGGCCATGACCTTCTTCGGCATCAGCTACTGGCTGTTGCCGCATCTTACCGGACGAAAATTGACCCGGGCAGCCAACCGGGTCGGACTGATCCAGGCGGTGATCTGGGGGACGGGGATGCTGCTCATGTCCGGTGCCATGCATTACATGGGGCTCTTGGGTGTACCCCGGCGCACTGCCTACACGACCTACATGAATGACCCCACTGCACTCAGCTGGATGCCCCTCGAGGGGGTCATGGCCCTCGGTGGTACGCTGCTCTTCATTGGAGCCATGCTCATGATCGGCATGGTGGTTTACTTGACCTGGTTTGCCCCGAAAGGCTTCGAGGAGTATCCGATCGGCGAGGTCGCCAATCCTGCGGAGGCGACGCCCCGGTTGCTGGAGCGGTGGCCGGTGCTCATTTCCCTGGCTGCCGTCTTGATCCTGGTGGCTTACGCATATCCCGTGATCGATACGCTGCAAAATGCGCCTCCCAGCGCTCCGGGGATCCGGACTTGGTAAAAAAGTTGAAGGAGGCGGGGACGGCCCAGCGCCGCCCTCGTCTTTTTTATTGACAAAGCGAACGGTCGGTCGATAGAATAAGAATGAATGAATCACCATTCATTTTACCGGGGTGAGAGCGATTGCGCTGCGCAAGGATCGAGCAAAGTACGTAGCGATTCTGCAGGCGGCCGTAAAAGTCATGGCCGAGTCCGGGTACTACAATGCCCAGGTGTCCCGGATTGCCCGGGAGGCCGGGGTCGCGGACGGCACCGTGTACCTCTATTTTAAAAACAAAGAGGATATTCTCATCTCCATCCTCCGGGAGACCATCGGGGAGATCATCGAACGGGTCCAGGCGGCCCTGACCGGGCTCGAGGATCCCGCCGAGATGTTGCATCGATTGGTGTTTCTGTACTTTCGGGGACTTGCGGAAACGAAAGACCTGGCCATGGTCACCCAGGTCCACCTCCGTCAGACCAATCCCGACGTGAGGCGCAAGATCGGCGACATTATGCGCCCGTATTATCGAATCATCGACAGGATCATCGAGCGGGGAGTGGAGCGGGGGATGTTTCGACCGACCATCGATCGGCGCATCGCCCGGCGAATGATCTTTGGCACCATGGACGAAACGGTCACCGCCTGGGTTTTGACTGGGGCGAAATATGACCTGGTGGCCTTGGCGGGTCCGGTGGTAGACTTGTTACTCGGAGGGCTGGTCCGCCGCGAAGATGAGCGATGGCGAAGAGAACCGGACAGAAAGGAGTCCTTGGGATGAACATCATTGTGTGCATGAAACAGACCTTCGATACCGAGGAACGCATCGTTCTCGACAATGGAAAGATTAAGGAAGACGGGGTCAAGTTCGTGATCAACCCATACGACGAGTTCGCGGTGGAAGAGGCGATCCGCCTCAAGGAACAGCACGGAGGCCAGGTTACGGTGATCACTCTCGGGCCGGCCCGGGCGGAGGAAGCGTTGCGGACGGCGTTGGCCATGGGGGCGGACGAAGCGGTCATCGTCGATGATCCCGGCTTGCTGGGAGATGAATTCACGGCGGCTCAAGTGTTGGCCAAGGCCGTCGAGAAGCATCCGTACGATATCGTTCTTGCGGGGAATCAGGCGGTGGACGACGGCTCGGGTCAGGTGGCTGTCCGGCTGGCCGAGCTACTCGGCATCCCGCATATCGGCACGGTTACAAAGCTCGAGGTGGCGGACGGGAAGGTGCGGGCAGAGCGGGATGCGGAAGGGGACGTCGAGGTGGTGGAGGGCACCTTGCCCATCCTGGTCACCGCTCAACAGGGGCTCAATGAGCCGCGGTATCCGTCGTTGATCGGTATTCGCAAGGCGAACAAGAAGCCGATCACCCGATATACGGCGGCTGACCTCGGCCTCGACGCCGCAGGCGTCGCTGCGAAAGCGGAGATTCTGGAGACCTTCCTGCCCAAGCCAAAGGCTGGCGGGAGGATTCTCCAGGGGGATTTGGCCGATCAGGTGAAGGAATTGGTTCAGGCCCTGCGTTCAGACGAAAAAGTCCTGTAAGGTATAGAGAGAGGAGAGACGACAATGGCGCGTACATGTTTGGTGATGGCGGACCTGCGCGGGGGCAAAGTCCGGAATGTGACCTATGAAGCTCTGGCCGCTGCCCGGCGCTTGGCGGAGGGCGGAGAAGTTTCTGTTGCTCTCGTCGGGGATGGCGTAAGCGGATTTGCCCAGGGGCTGGGGGCGTACGGCGCCGATAAAGTGTACGTCGTGGAAGATGCCGGGTTGAAGTATTATACACCGGACGCTTATGCCTCGGTGATGGAGCGGCTGATCCGAACGGCAGATCCCGACGTGGTGCTCTTCGCCCACTCCGCTATTGGCCGGGACTTGGCGCCGAAGCTCGCGGCCCGGTTTGGCGCGGGTCAAGTGTCCGATGTGGTGGACGTGGGGCTGGAAGACGGCAAGATCGTGTTTACGCGGCCGATTTATGCCGGGAAAGCCTTTACCAAGGTGACGATCTCAGACGGCAAGGTGTTTGCGACCGTCCGGCCGAACAACCTGTCCGCTGATGAGCCGGATGCGGGACGGAGTGCCACTGTGGAAACGGTGGGGGCGGGTCTATCGGGCGCCTCCTTGCGGACCGTGGTGAAAGAAGTGGTGCAAAAGGCCACTTCCGGTGTGGATTTGACCGAGGCCAAGATTATCGTTTCCGGCGGTCGGGGGGTCAAGAGCGCGGAGGGCTTCAAGCCGCTGTATGAACTGGCCGAGGTTCTCGGGGCGGCGGTGGGTGCTTCCCGGGCGGCCTGTGATGCCGGTTACTGTGATTATTCGATGCAGATCGGGCAGACCGGCAAGGTGGTGACGCCGGATCTGTACATCGCCTGCGGAATTTCGGGTGCGATCCAACACCTGGCCGGCATGTCAAACTCGAAGGTGATCGTGGCTATCAACAAAGATCCGGAAGCGCCGATTTTTAAAGTGGCGAATTACGGGATTGTCGGCGATCTGTTCGAAGTGGTTCCCATGCTCACCGAGGAATTGAAGAAAGTTCTCGCCGATTGAGGCTGGTGAGTTCCGGTCCGCGAGGGCGGTACCCCGGCGGTACAAGGAGGTAGAAGGCAGAAGGGTCGGCGCCTCGCGCGCCGGCCTTTTTGTCGTCGGGCAACGCTTTTGTTATACTGGCTTTTGGCGATGTGCGGGGGGTGAAGGAGATGAACCGGCCTGAATACATTCAGGAGCGAGACGGGGCTTTGTGGTTGACTGAAGTGGAATCGGGTCATCTGAAATTAAACTGGAGATTAAAAAACGTTCTTCACGTGGAACGGTCGCCCTTTCAAGAGATCGCTATCGTGGACACGGAAACCTTCGGCAGGGCGCTGGTCCTGGACGGCGTGGTGCAGACCACGGCGGGGGATGAGTTTATCTATAACGAAATGATCAGCCATGTCCCCTTGGCCTTGCACCCAAATCCGAAGCAAGTCCTGGTGATCGGCGGAGGCGACGGGGGCGCGGTGCGGGAGTGTCTAAAATATCCTTCGGTGGAGCGGGTGGATCTGGTGGAGATCGATGAGCAGGTCACCAGTGCTTGCAGGACGTATCTGCCCGAGCTCGCTGGACAGTTGGACGATCCCCGGGTGCGCACGCGGTTTGAAGACGGGGTGCAGTATATAAAGGGCGTCGAGAATCAGTACGATGTGATCATCGTCGACTCCTCGGATCCCATTGGCCCCGCCACGGTTCTCTTTGAGGAACCGTTTTACCGCTCGGTGAAAGCGGCTCTTCGCCCGGGCGGAATCATGGTTTGCCAGAGTGAGTCCCCGCTTTTTTATCTGCCGGTGCTTCAAAATACCCGTCGGGTGCTAAACGAGTTGTTTCCCGTTACCCGGACCTATTGGGCCCCGGTACCGACATATCCTGGGGCTTTGTGGACCTTTACTTTGGGGTGTTTGTTCGATCCGTTTGAGGATTCCGGATGGACCCGCCGGATTCGCGAGGAGAGTACACGGTATGTAACCGCCGATCTTGCGGAGGGGAGTTTTGCCTTGCCCGCCTTTGTGCGCCGCGCCCTCGGGGTGGCGGAATGAGGATCGGGCGGCGGGAGAGCGTTGAGGATCCGGAAACCTCTTGGCGGCGACCACTCTACCTTCTGTGGCTCAGCAATTTTATTGCGGTGTTGGGGCTCAATTTTCAGTGGTCGTTTATCCCCCTCTATCTTCCTCATCTGGGGGTGACCTCCACCCGGGCGGTGGGGGTGTGGTCCGGGGCGATCATGGCGGTCACTCCCTTGGTGGCGGCGATCACCGGTCCGCTGTGGGGGAATTTTGCAGACAAGCACGGGCGTCGCCGGGTGGTGATCCAGGTCTATCTCGCCAATATTTTCATTATCGGGGCCATGGGATTTGTACATCAGCCGTGGCAGCTGTTCATTCTCAGAATTCTTCAGGGGGCCCTGGGCGGAGTGGCGGCGGCGTCCTTATCTTTGGTGACGTCCATCACCCCGGCGGATCGCTTGGGGTCCGCCTTGGGGCTGTACCAGACGTCGAATTTTACGGCGGCTGCGATAGGGCCCTTCTTTGGGGGATTGCTGGCCGATCTCGTGAGCATTCGGTTTCCCTACGTCCTGCTTGGCGCGTTGAACGTGGTGGCCGCCCTGCTGGTTTGGCTCGGGGTGGCCGAACCTTCCGGTGTTCGGCCGGTCGGCCGGGGGGCCGAACAGGGGTTTTTCGGTAAAATATGGACCCTGGTCCGACGCCCGGGGTTGCTGAGTCTGGCGATGACGGGCGCCATGGTCCAGTTCGGTGTGGTGGTCATCGCGCCGGTGATTCCCTTGTTCGTCAGGCATTTACTCGGCGATTCGCGGTTCGTGGGGACGGTGACCGGCCTTTTGGTGGCGCTGGCGGGGGTGGCGGGCTCGGTGTCGGCGGTGGTGGCGGGGCAGCTTGGGGATCGTTACGGCCATCGCCGCTTGCTCGTCTTCATGTGTATTGGCGCCGCCATTGTGTTCGGGTGGACCGGGACAGCGGAGACAATTGTGCAGTTGATCGCCTTGCGGACGGCGGCGGGACTCTTTATTGGGGGACTTCTTCCGACTTCCAATGCGTTGATTGGCCAGCTCGTCTCGGAATCCGAACGGGGCACGGCTTTCGGAATGACCACGAGTTTTCAAATGATGGGTACGGTGTTGGGCCCCTTGGTGGGCGGGGCGCTCGGAACAACTCTGGGGTTTAGTTCGGTGTTCTGGACCACGATGGTGGTCTTTTTCCTCACAGCCCTTTGGG
This region includes:
- a CDS encoding energy-coupling factor transporter transmembrane component T family protein → MKTELLLGQYLSRQTFLHRLDPRSKLLIALLLTIDLMKAQWPWEVLGLGALALLGMGAARVPLRAALKTLRPILFLIAFSAVMNLTAPGTRWIEVGPVTLTRTGLVLAMDTLTRIPALILLASLLVWTTSPGALAEGLASAVRPLEQLGRPGRATAASLRDVVFFAGLALRLIPQVHQSFRQVRTSFLARGLEVDTGPARVRWRYLAEMIVPWLVAILRSADDISLALTARGYRRGAAPTPLYVQPWSRREILSVAAAGLVTLWVWRHTFVGLLGIAALPF
- a CDS encoding ABC transporter ATP-binding protein — protein: MLALNCATIGWDDGGYHAPVLENVDFQAPRGTWTCVIGRNGSGKSTLLLALAGLLPVTPGGLTVDGQPLEQVNSAARLVLGRGSHQIVGSTPAEDIAWGLQLQRLAPDAIRRRTAGALEAFNLVDIAEQPIHLLSGGQLQRVALAGAWAMKPGWILADEPTSMLDPDHQERVLDLLATLRDGGVGIVHTTHSLEEMERADRVWLVDGGRVIPLGTPEEAREAWERIAEAGFPKPWKWKVMENMTVPPRAEEDSRRPKPAGPDPGVHPGAAAGQVSWIFLAGVLQGVNSGKPGPDPRPQDAEPIATLTDVVVEGRLQLERCELYPGITALLGPSGAGKTTLLALLGGLLQPNSGNFHMREGDPYRARRALTQLRQNAAMALQFPEQQLFAPTVYEDMAYALRRRGLRAEEVDKRVRTTASDLGLTHLLERSPFTLSFGEQRRVALGGILALNPRILLLDEPFAGIDSAGRTALAGLLKNWAKRTGGALVVASHHIEELLDVADRWWLLEGGRLTAAGSLSAVARAASSGGDHPIAAAKLRVAARWSSRV
- a CDS encoding biotin transporter BioY; amino-acid sequence: MEMQVRGMVMAALMAAVTGALAYVAVPLPFTQVPISGQNLGVMLSGLLLGPWWGGLSMVLYVLLVALGVPIGARGHAGLGVLLGPTGGYLIGFILGAFVIGWFVRGRLTIFRALVGSVVGGALVAYIPGAAWLAHVGHLTAGQAIALGVLPFIPGDLVKAVIAAAAAVGVDRAYSLAGVRGRAHR
- a CDS encoding cytochrome c oxidase subunit 2A — encoded protein: MAQMSAPKTRERETEAEENLKGTLASVFIVGAVLLVSWLGVFILFLDRN
- a CDS encoding cytochrome c oxidase subunit II, encoding MHLHRYEKIWLTVGVLTLIAFIITLGVNAFAMGAQPPSNTQVMDPTKVSQTPPFDQPALKQIGQNNYVANMTAFVFSYAPNRMEVPVGSTVTFNVTSKDVVHGFEIPGTNVNMMVIPGLVNSTTHTFTKPGDYLILCNEYCGTGHQLMAAHLIVK
- a CDS encoding b(o/a)3-type cytochrome-c oxidase subunit 1; its protein translation is MAEAQVAEAQNVRVDRAAARLSLAYVLVAFLSFGVAAIAGLLQGLDRGGVITLPKWLNYYQILTAHGVYMGLLFTTYFIIGFFFSGVARTTGGSLPPVARRLGWLGWWMMVIGQVAATFEVLAGNASVLYTFYAPMKASPLFYIGTALVVVGSWFGGYGVFAAYRIWKRKNPGKLSPLFTFMAFATMLLWQIATIGVALEVVLQLIPWSFGWVSTVNVLLSRMLFWYFGHPLVYFWLLPAYTMWYAVMPKIVGGKVFSDALARTSFVMFILLSTPVGFHHQLLEPGIPPLWKFLHVILTMFVVIPSLMTAFNMFAVFESAGRAKGATGLFGWFKKLPWNDVRFMVPMMGMIAFIPGGAGGIVNASNQMNEVVHNTIFVTGHFHLTVGTAVAMTFFGISYWLLPHLTGRKLTRAANRVGLIQAVIWGTGMLLMSGAMHYMGLLGVPRRTAYTTYMNDPTALSWMPLEGVMALGGTLLFIGAMLMIGMVVYLTWFAPKGFEEYPIGEVANPAEATPRLLERWPVLISLAAVLILVAYAYPVIDTLQNAPPSAPGIRTW
- a CDS encoding TetR/AcrR family transcriptional regulator; its protein translation is MRKDRAKYVAILQAAVKVMAESGYYNAQVSRIAREAGVADGTVYLYFKNKEDILISILRETIGEIIERVQAALTGLEDPAEMLHRLVFLYFRGLAETKDLAMVTQVHLRQTNPDVRRKIGDIMRPYYRIIDRIIERGVERGMFRPTIDRRIARRMIFGTMDETVTAWVLTGAKYDLVALAGPVVDLLLGGLVRREDERWRREPDRKESLG
- a CDS encoding electron transfer flavoprotein subunit beta/FixA family protein translates to MNIIVCMKQTFDTEERIVLDNGKIKEDGVKFVINPYDEFAVEEAIRLKEQHGGQVTVITLGPARAEEALRTALAMGADEAVIVDDPGLLGDEFTAAQVLAKAVEKHPYDIVLAGNQAVDDGSGQVAVRLAELLGIPHIGTVTKLEVADGKVRAERDAEGDVEVVEGTLPILVTAQQGLNEPRYPSLIGIRKANKKPITRYTAADLGLDAAGVAAKAEILETFLPKPKAGGRILQGDLADQVKELVQALRSDEKVL
- a CDS encoding electron transfer flavoprotein subunit alpha/FixB family protein codes for the protein MARTCLVMADLRGGKVRNVTYEALAAARRLAEGGEVSVALVGDGVSGFAQGLGAYGADKVYVVEDAGLKYYTPDAYASVMERLIRTADPDVVLFAHSAIGRDLAPKLAARFGAGQVSDVVDVGLEDGKIVFTRPIYAGKAFTKVTISDGKVFATVRPNNLSADEPDAGRSATVETVGAGLSGASLRTVVKEVVQKATSGVDLTEAKIIVSGGRGVKSAEGFKPLYELAEVLGAAVGASRAACDAGYCDYSMQIGQTGKVVTPDLYIACGISGAIQHLAGMSNSKVIVAINKDPEAPIFKVANYGIVGDLFEVVPMLTEELKKVLAD
- the speE gene encoding polyamine aminopropyltransferase, which translates into the protein MNRPEYIQERDGALWLTEVESGHLKLNWRLKNVLHVERSPFQEIAIVDTETFGRALVLDGVVQTTAGDEFIYNEMISHVPLALHPNPKQVLVIGGGDGGAVRECLKYPSVERVDLVEIDEQVTSACRTYLPELAGQLDDPRVRTRFEDGVQYIKGVENQYDVIIVDSSDPIGPATVLFEEPFYRSVKAALRPGGIMVCQSESPLFYLPVLQNTRRVLNELFPVTRTYWAPVPTYPGALWTFTLGCLFDPFEDSGWTRRIREESTRYVTADLAEGSFALPAFVRRALGVAE
- a CDS encoding MFS transporter, with the protein product MRIGRRESVEDPETSWRRPLYLLWLSNFIAVLGLNFQWSFIPLYLPHLGVTSTRAVGVWSGAIMAVTPLVAAITGPLWGNFADKHGRRRVVIQVYLANIFIIGAMGFVHQPWQLFILRILQGALGGVAAASLSLVTSITPADRLGSALGLYQTSNFTAAAIGPFFGGLLADLVSIRFPYVLLGALNVVAALLVWLGVAEPSGVRPVGRGAEQGFFGKIWTLVRRPGLLSLAMTGAMVQFGVVVIAPVIPLFVRHLLGDSRFVGTVTGLLVALAGVAGSVSAVVAGQLGDRYGHRRLLVFMCIGAAIVFGWTGTAETIVQLIALRTAAGLFIGGLLPTSNALIGQLVSESERGTAFGMTTSFQMMGTVLGPLVGGALGTTLGFSSVFWTTMVVFFLTALWVYGSGRRQAGREELGT